From the Vibrio alginolyticus NBRC 15630 = ATCC 17749 genome, one window contains:
- a CDS encoding DUF2897 family protein → MIEILTNPWVIIIVVLSVVIGNIAALKYTAKMKFGQMDKSRKNDLDKLNTLDKQRYAEEDKNKNEPR, encoded by the coding sequence ATGATAGAAATACTAACCAATCCTTGGGTCATTATTATTGTAGTGTTGAGCGTGGTCATTGGTAATATTGCCGCACTCAAATATACCGCAAAAATGAAGTTTGGTCAGATGGATAAAAGCCGTAAGAACGATTTAGATAAGCTGAACACATTGGATAAACAGCGCTACGCTGAAGAAGATAAAAACAAAAACGAGCCTCGTTAG
- the dapA gene encoding 4-hydroxy-tetrahydrodipicolinate synthase, producing the protein MFSGSIVALITPFKADGEVDFDGLQKLVEYHVEAGTDGIVAVGTTGESATLTIEEHVKVVNKTVEFADGRIPVIAGTGANATHEAVTFSKLLADSGIAGFLSVTPYYNKPTQEGLFLHYKAIAEASDVPLILYNVPGRTAVDMQPETVARLSKLDNIVALKDATGDLERIAIHRELCGEDFILLSGDDATGLDFVKLGGNGVISVTNNIAAKDMADMFHLASEGKYEEAEAINQRLMTLHKNLFIEASPIPVKWAAQKLGLIEEGGLRLPLTTLSEKSQPIVEQALTDAHIY; encoded by the coding sequence CATTCAAAGCAGATGGCGAAGTAGACTTTGATGGTCTGCAAAAGCTAGTAGAGTACCACGTTGAAGCGGGTACAGACGGTATTGTGGCAGTAGGCACAACAGGTGAGTCAGCGACACTGACCATTGAAGAGCATGTAAAGGTCGTTAATAAAACTGTTGAGTTTGCCGACGGTCGCATCCCTGTGATTGCTGGCACGGGTGCAAATGCTACCCATGAGGCAGTAACATTTAGCAAATTACTGGCTGATTCTGGTATTGCTGGCTTCCTGAGTGTGACACCGTATTACAACAAACCAACTCAAGAGGGTTTGTTTCTACATTACAAGGCAATTGCCGAAGCGAGTGATGTGCCTCTAATTTTGTACAACGTACCAGGCCGTACTGCTGTTGATATGCAGCCAGAAACAGTGGCACGCTTGTCAAAGCTTGATAATATCGTGGCTCTAAAAGATGCAACGGGCGATTTGGAACGAATTGCAATTCATCGTGAACTTTGTGGCGAAGATTTTATCTTACTAAGTGGCGATGATGCGACAGGGCTGGATTTTGTGAAACTTGGCGGCAATGGTGTTATCTCGGTAACGAACAATATTGCAGCTAAAGACATGGCAGACATGTTCCATTTGGCAAGTGAAGGTAAGTACGAAGAAGCAGAAGCGATTAACCAACGCTTGATGACTCTACACAAAAACCTTTTCATCGAAGCAAGCCCTATCCCAGTAAAATGGGCAGCGCAAAAGCTTGGTTTGATTGAAGAAGGTGGTTTGCGTCTTCCTTTAACTACGCTTTCTGAAAAATCGCAGCCGATCGTCGAGCAGGCGCTAACAGACGCCCATATTTATTAA
- the bamC gene encoding outer membrane protein assembly factor BamC: MKLSSQLVLSSLAVFVLTACSGGANQRRQAKDDFEYLNSPNLGEWNVPKGAQPQFYPNYEIPQGNYAGGVGKDVDIRPPQQVLELIPGARLDRSSDGEVTLWLLRKDELDKVWQTVQNMVAANEIPVESQTDSRIETGWVTWDSPDEELEIGSRYEIVRAEANGRHGFKVSLIDWREGNQVKEVTATNRERYNVFMTNLVTARYDQEVREEAQRKAQELVKQIPITMGKDRSGLPVIIARAQYNMLWQRLPNILPKMGFKIEERSQSQGTITAKYASPDDEFWNDIGVKPVELAAGKYTFLLGDLGNRTSINITDSSGKPVEEEFLKSLAPVLAATVKQ, encoded by the coding sequence ATGAAGCTTTCAAGCCAGTTAGTGTTAAGTTCATTAGCTGTATTCGTATTGACTGCCTGTTCAGGTGGTGCCAATCAACGTCGTCAAGCAAAAGATGACTTCGAGTATTTGAACTCCCCAAATTTGGGTGAGTGGAATGTCCCAAAGGGTGCACAGCCTCAGTTTTACCCTAACTACGAGATCCCTCAGGGTAACTACGCTGGTGGTGTCGGTAAAGATGTCGACATTCGTCCACCTCAACAAGTCCTAGAGCTTATTCCCGGTGCACGTCTAGACCGCAGTAGTGATGGTGAAGTGACACTTTGGCTACTTCGTAAAGATGAACTAGATAAAGTTTGGCAAACGGTGCAAAACATGGTCGCGGCTAACGAGATTCCAGTTGAAAGCCAAACAGACTCTCGCATCGAGACAGGATGGGTGACTTGGGATTCGCCAGATGAAGAGCTAGAAATTGGCAGCCGATATGAAATCGTACGCGCTGAAGCAAATGGTCGACACGGCTTTAAGGTGAGCCTTATTGACTGGCGTGAAGGCAATCAAGTGAAAGAAGTAACGGCGACCAACCGTGAGCGCTACAATGTGTTCATGACGAACTTGGTCACCGCTCGCTACGATCAAGAAGTGCGTGAAGAAGCACAGCGTAAAGCGCAAGAGTTGGTTAAACAGATCCCAATCACAATGGGTAAAGACCGCAGCGGACTTCCAGTGATTATCGCGCGTGCGCAATACAACATGCTTTGGCAACGTCTGCCTAATATTCTACCTAAGATGGGCTTTAAGATTGAAGAGCGTAGCCAGTCTCAGGGCACAATCACTGCGAAATATGCATCTCCGGATGATGAATTCTGGAACGATATCGGCGTTAAACCAGTGGAGTTAGCCGCTGGTAAGTACACATTCTTACTTGGTGATTTAGGCAACCGTACGTCTATCAATATCACCGACTCCTCTGGCAAGCCAGTAGAAGAAGAGTTTTTGAAATCACTAGCGCCTGTATTGGCTGCAACAGTGAAGCAGTAA